The genomic DNA aaactttgattttcttgtcatGTTAGGCATCTGTGTCATTTTTTATCCATTTTGCTGACGCGGCGAAAAATAGTGCCTACATGGCAAAAGGTGTCACCCCATATTagcaaaaataatacaaattttaaaaataaaaaaaaagagggaaatgcTTTGATCAGAGAAAGGGTGAGAGCCCCGGCTAGCCATCATAACCTCGATAGGGGTCGTCGATGACCTCATAGGGCATCAATCGGGGAGTGGTGGCCGAAATTGAAGCTCTACCTGCTAAAATCGGGATAATCCCCAAGGGTGGTGCCTGGGATTGAGGCCCCATCCATCGGAATCAAGAGAACCCCTAATTACCTAGCTGATATTAAACTCCCCATATACAATTTACCCtttaaatatcaaaatttataattatttcttaacttttttttaataactcaTGTATGCATTAATATTGCAAGAAAGGTCTTATGGATTACAGACAAGGAATCAAAAGATCCCGGAATACCAGAGAATAACACAACAAAATCACAAAGTCACCGGAATACCAAAGAATAACACAACAAAATCACAAAGTcgccaaaagaaaagaaagcatTTATTTTTAGGGATAGACTCCTCATTTCCCTTTAATATTCTAGTCTTAAATGTTCAACATACATAAGATTCGATTTTAAGATCTTACTTAAGGAAATAAGCGTTGAACCGATCCATAATGATGATTTTAGGCTACTTTTAAGTTTTAGGATTATAAGGTATCTAGATTTTTAGATTATAGGATTTTAGGATTTAGGTTTACCAAGTttcagaatatatatatatatatatatatatatattaaggacTTTTCATCTACAACCAATTAATTATGTTTATGTTACCAATGGTCATGTCGTATAACGGGTTTCAAAAAATACCTTTAACATGACATCAAGTAAATATTTGTACAATCTTATACAAAAATATGATTAAGAACatgctaaaatatttttacatataGATGGATGTTAAACGGAGAAACCAATATGGTCGCCTCACATGATTGTACACGGCAACAAATGGCCATAGCGCTCTTCATGTTTTATCCCTCTGATTTAGAGCGACCGATGTCATATTTGGCTTCTGCAGTTCGCGTCATGCAAATTGGCCGTACATAGGCACTTCTACTTGGAGTAGGTAGCCGCAAGTTAAACATTAGTCGAACATTGTTACACAACTTGGATTCGTATGTCATATTTGGCTTCTGCGGTTCGCGTTCCTGCAAATTGGCCGTACATAGGCACTTCGACTTGGAGTAGGTAGCCGCAAGTTAAACATTAGTCGGACATCGTTACACGACTTGGATTCGTCCCAAGAGAACAATTCAATCACGttcaaaatacaataaaattctCCCCGTCGACGGTCAGAGGATGAACCCCGCTTCATCTGCAGGAATACTCGGTCCCCCTTTGGCCCCTGGCCACTTCCTCTCCACTCCTCTCGGGCAAATCGACACGTGTCGGCCCTCCCGTTCAAGATGTTTGCGTATATATAACCTTCACTGATCAAACCCAGTTTGCTCAAAGCGAAGTTAAGCACCCATCTTCTACATCCTGCAGTATATTTCTATCCAGTTCCAGTTGTATTCGAGTTTCAGTAGTCTGTCGAGAAACGAAAGAAGATGTCGAACGTCCAGCAGAGCTTCAATGCAGGCCAGACCCAAGGCAAGACTCAGGTCAGTCAGCCCCGTCCATCCTGTTCAGTCAATAATTTTgcgtaaaattttcataatgatatataatgaacggaattaatgaaaattgacGAGGACAGTCGAAGGCGGAAGGAATGATTCAATCAGCAAAGGAAGGGACTGCAAACGCAGCCAACTCTGCTCAGGCGACCGCCCAGCGTGGAGCTGACCAAAGTGCCGGTTTCATGCAACAGGTCCATCCCTTCATTTCTCTCCATTCCTACCGTCCATCAAACTGATTGAATTGAACAACAATGGTTACTACTATCTTAACTATCACTTATCTGTTTCGAATGCGATTACTCTGCATTGCAGACGGGAGAGCAAATGAAGAGCATGGCTCAGGGGGCTGTGGATGGTGTGAAGAACACACTCGGAATGGGTGACAAGAAGTGAACAGGGAGACATGAGAATTAGACATTTCCCCTTTCCTTTGATCACAATTATTGCAATTTTAGTACTTGTCTGTTGAAATTTGTCTGACAGGCATAATAAGTGGTTGTTtttctgttcttcttcttattattttttttatttttttatttttgggattttttatttttttgtcttttgggATGTCTTTGCTCAATAGAAGTAATAAAATGTTTCAACTTTTCTCTATGGTGTACTGCAAATTTTCATTTCCACCGCCTATTGATGATACAATGCTGTTACAGTCAACAACAGATGCGAGTCATTTCTCATCAGATAACCGTCGCATCAATAGATTACCATAAAACCGGAATATGCACAGCAACAGGCCCGAATGTACTACTCCTCACTTTTGCTAGACTACACAGAGGGAATTCACTTTTGGAGAAGCATCACGTCGATCTCCCCCTTCTGGTTGTACATGGCCACGAGTTTCTTTGCATACGAAGGCATG from Punica granatum isolate Tunisia-2019 chromosome 2, ASM765513v2, whole genome shotgun sequence includes the following:
- the LOC116196037 gene encoding late embryogenesis abundant protein 2 codes for the protein MSNVQQSFNAGQTQGKTQSKAEGMIQSAKEGTANAANSAQATAQRGADQSAGFMQQTGEQMKSMAQGAVDGVKNTLGMGDKK